Proteins encoded in a region of the Candidatus Aenigmatarchaeota archaeon genome:
- a CDS encoding lamin tail domain-containing protein yields the protein MVKIALSDLVIISSIIVGLVSIPFLVTGPLSDNIPTGRLVLGMNDTQVEGIPNKMTKIFSSDKYEKVYETAFGRFTMRISAGEIFQELSKPGKITVVSEDTEKTTWRITTQEYKLEIVRRPNSVVQTCNTPDGMLKKIKENGEVTEEFQGMNQEGVISICSRAELDLQEEVDKMEQIKSESEIPSTETKNIYGRVKIREINVSAEWVKLVNTASVSVDMTGWKLMNGKETGTGTYTYTFNNFTLPPNGYVYVYSDDAGTTNCTETETTLCWSRSNEWDSSRDIAILINNKGEEVSRCVYIKSDVKNNLVVCS from the coding sequence GTGGTAAAAATAGCACTGAGCGACTTGGTGATAATATCCTCGATAATTGTCGGCTTGGTGTCTATTCCTTTCCTGGTAACCGGACCTCTGAGTGATAATATACCAACAGGGAGGCTGGTTCTAGGGATGAATGACACACAAGTTGAGGGGATACCAAACAAGATGACAAAGATCTTCAGCTCTGACAAATACGAGAAAGTGTATGAGACGGCTTTCGGGAGGTTTACAATGAGGATTTCTGCGGGTGAGATATTTCAGGAGCTCTCAAAGCCAGGAAAAATAACAGTGGTTTCTGAGGACACCGAGAAGACGACATGGAGAATAACAACCCAGGAATACAAATTGGAAATTGTCAGAAGGCCAAACTCTGTTGTGCAAACTTGCAATACACCAGATGGCATGTTGAAAAAGATCAAGGAAAATGGGGAGGTTACCGAGGAGTTTCAAGGAATGAATCAAGAGGGTGTGATTTCCATCTGCTCAAGGGCTGAACTTGACCTTCAGGAGGAAGTGGATAAGATGGAACAAATAAAATCTGAGTCAGAGATACCATCCACAGAAACCAAAAATATATATGGCAGGGTGAAGATAAGGGAGATAAATGTTAGTGCTGAGTGGGTTAAATTAGTTAATACAGCGAGTGTTTCCGTGGATATGACAGGTTGGAAGTTGATGAATGGAAAGGAGACGGGAACTGGCACATATACCTATACCTTCAACAACTTCACACTCCCACCCAATGGATATGTCTATGTATACAGCGATGATGCAGGAACAACAAATTGTACAGAAACAGAAACAACACTCTGTTGGTCAAGATCCAATGAATGGGACTCTTCAAGGGATATAGCAATACTAATCAATAACAAGGGAGAAGAGGTAAGCAGGTGCGTCTACATCAAGAGTGATGTCAAGAACAATCTAGTCGTTTGTAGTTAG